DNA from Nitrospina gracilis Nb-211:
GAATTTCGTCAGCCCATCGTTCACACCATCCTGGCTGAGACCAAAGGTTTCAAGATTGCCCGGATGATTGCATTCACGGCACTGCCCCTGCTTGTTGGTTTTGCCACCTACGACGGCCTTCTGCCGAAGTTTGAGGAGCCGGTAGAGTTGCGGACGGTCCATCCGGCACCGCCTGCCACCACCCGGGTTCATGGCAAAACCTATCAGTTGGAAGGGTTGACCAACCCTTACCGTATCGATGAACAGGATAACTATAAGGACAGTTTCCCGTTCCTGGATGCGGACAAGCAGGAGTACATGAAGTATGTGACCGAAGGTGGTACGGTATTCTTTCAGAACTGCCACTACTGCCACGGTGACCAATTGAACGGCTTGGGAATGTTCTCCCATGTTTTTAACCCGACTCCCGCCAACTTCGTCGACCCGGGAACCATCGCCATGTTGCGCGAATCGTTCCTGTTCTGGCGTGTTGCAAAGGGCGGACCTGGTTTGCCGAACGAATCCACTCCGTGGTCCTCGGCGATGCCGCCTTGGGAGGAACACCTCAACACCGAGGAAATCTGGAAAGTCATCCTGTTCGAATACTGGTACACCGGATGGCATCCACGTACGTTTGACGACGAATCCGCGGTTAAGGGTGGTGAGTAACCGTTCATTCAATGAATTGAAAATTCTAAGTTTTAAATATCTTTCATGAACGAGGAAAACATGATGAGCAATTCCAAAAAGATCGTTAGGCGCTGGCTGGTGGCGGCAGTAGCATTGGCCGTACTGAGCGTGCCTTCCATCCTTTTTGCTCAGGAGTACCGCAAGCCGGATCCGGTCCAGCAGGATAAGCTGGAACTCGGTAAGAAGGTTTATTTCAAGCGGTGCGTCTGGTGTCACGGGGTGGAAGGTGGCGGTGACGGTCCCTCGGCGGACCGGTTGTTCACCCGCCCGCGTAACTTCATCCAGGGTACTTTCAAGATCCGAACCACGGACTCGGGTGAGTTGCCGTTGGATGAAAACCTGATCAAAACCGTTAAAAATGGTTTGCCGGGTTCGGCTATGCCGGCCTGGGGTGAGGTTCTCAGTAATGAAGAAATCGTGTCTGTTGTCCAGTTCGTTAAAACGCTGGTTCAGGACCGTGACTTCAGCGGCGATTTCGAAGAACTCGCTGTTCAGAACTTCGGCACCATGCCATGGAACGTGAAGGAGCCTTACTACATCGGTGTTCCGCAGGAAGATATCGATGCCGGTAAGGAAATCTTCCAGAAGAACAAATGTTGGGAGTGTCACGGTGGTGAAGGCCGCGGTGACGGTAACCCGACGATGAAAGACGACTGGGGATTCCCGATCGTGGCCGCCGACTGGACGCAGTGCTGGAACTTCCGTGGTAGCCGCCGCAATCCCTATGATCCTTTCAACATCGTTCGCACGGTGTCCACGGGTTTGAATGGTACCCCGATGCCGAACTTTAAGGATCAGATCGCAGTCGAAGACCGCTGGAAGCTCGCGGCTTTCGTCAACTCTCTGTGCCCGCGGAAGAAAATTGACGCGCTGACAAACAAGCCGGTCAACGACTTCCTCATTGGCTCCAAGTACACGGAAGGCCCTGTCTCTACGGATTTCAACGATCCGATGTGGCAGGCTCCGGAGCATGACCCGCGGATCGTGAAACGCGCGGAGGATTATCAGGGCGACCAGAAATGGCATTACATTGCTCTGGCTGGTCAGATCACCCGTGGTAAGCGCAACTTCGACCCGATGGTAGACAACCTGTGGGTCATGTCGCGGTGGAGTGCTGAAGAGAAGGCTGTGTACTACCTGGTTGAGTACCATCAGCGATTTCTGGGCGACGATCCTGAGTTCCCGGAAGCTGTGGCCATTCAGTGGCCCGGCAAGCTGGAGGAGCTCTTCGGCGCGGAAAAACCGTACTTCATCTACGGCGATTCCAAAAAGCCGGTTGACATCTGGAAGGCCAAGTTCCTTCCGAAGAACTACTCCACCACCAATGCACCCAACCCCGATGGCTATGATCTTGACATCAGCGTCGTCGAGTTGGTCGGCAACGGTTTCGAGGATGTGAAGGAAAAAGAAACCCCCGGTGGTGTAGAAATTGTCAACGCCAAGTACCATCAGGGCCGAGTGAAAATCATGTTCAAACGCTCCCTGACCACCGAGAATCCGAACAAGACGGACGTTCAGATTCCGACCAAGGAGTTCATTCCGATCTCTTTCATGCAGTGGGCAGGTCGGGATAAAGAGCATGACGAGCATATGGCGATTTCGACTTGGGCTTACACCATTCTCGAGCCGCCTCTGCCCGCAGAGCGCATCTGGTTGCCGCCTGTCATGGCTGCCGTTTTCTTCGGCTTCCAGCTTTGGCTGGTGCGGATGACCAAACGGACCCGCCAGATGCACGCTGAAGGGAAAGCCAATTAATTCCCTTTAACGACGCAAAACCAGAAAGGCCCGCCGAAAGGCGGGCCTTTTTTTATTGTCTTTACAATTTCAAAAGCAAGATCGGTACTGTACTGGAGAAACTGGAGGGCCTGCGGATAAAAGGAGGGGGGAGGGCGGTCCGAATCAGGCGCTGATCTGTTCCAGATCCATATTGCCTTCGATGATTTCCCGCAAGGACAGTTCGTAGTAGCTTTTGGGGTTGTCGTATTCCGCCTCTTTCACCTCAATGGTGGGCTGGGCTCCTTTTTCCAACTGGTGGATGCGCTGGGCCACCAGGATGCAGAGCAGGTAACGGCTCTTCACCACATCGAGTGCTTTCTTTTCTAAAACAAGAATTTCGTCCATTCGGTTTCCTTACCTTTCAACGTTGCAAAAGTTAAATTTTAGAGAGTTCCCGCATCCCTGTCAAAGCTTTCCTGAGGACGGGGCTATTTTAAAGCTTCCCGGATGATTTTGAGGGTGGCGGCCACCATGTCTCCGCTGATGTGCCTGTGGGTCACCGCGCGGAACCAGCCGGCACCCATATGAAGAATACGGACGCCC
Protein-coding regions in this window:
- a CDS encoding c-type cytochrome, which codes for MNEENMMSNSKKIVRRWLVAAVALAVLSVPSILFAQEYRKPDPVQQDKLELGKKVYFKRCVWCHGVEGGGDGPSADRLFTRPRNFIQGTFKIRTTDSGELPLDENLIKTVKNGLPGSAMPAWGEVLSNEEIVSVVQFVKTLVQDRDFSGDFEELAVQNFGTMPWNVKEPYYIGVPQEDIDAGKEIFQKNKCWECHGGEGRGDGNPTMKDDWGFPIVAADWTQCWNFRGSRRNPYDPFNIVRTVSTGLNGTPMPNFKDQIAVEDRWKLAAFVNSLCPRKKIDALTNKPVNDFLIGSKYTEGPVSTDFNDPMWQAPEHDPRIVKRAEDYQGDQKWHYIALAGQITRGKRNFDPMVDNLWVMSRWSAEEKAVYYLVEYHQRFLGDDPEFPEAVAIQWPGKLEELFGAEKPYFIYGDSKKPVDIWKAKFLPKNYSTTNAPNPDGYDLDISVVELVGNGFEDVKEKETPGGVEIVNAKYHQGRVKIMFKRSLTTENPNKTDVQIPTKEFIPISFMQWAGRDKEHDEHMAISTWAYTILEPPLPAERIWLPPVMAAVFFGFQLWLVRMTKRTRQMHAEGKAN
- a CDS encoding c-type cytochrome, whose product is MNQGVRNVVIGLVLYAVGWAVFHTALLPWFKSGESGWFHLFIQNRYSGFGILMLYFVAFNLILKLKPPMFMNACVVWLSGLYFYKFILYPPIPWTLLITYMMLWTIGTFLYISQDPKTFTEFRQPIVHTILAETKGFKIARMIAFTALPLLVGFATYDGLLPKFEEPVELRTVHPAPPATTRVHGKTYQLEGLTNPYRIDEQDNYKDSFPFLDADKQEYMKYVTEGGTVFFQNCHYCHGDQLNGLGMFSHVFNPTPANFVDPGTIAMLRESFLFWRVAKGGPGLPNESTPWSSAMPPWEEHLNTEEIWKVILFEYWYTGWHPRTFDDESAVKGGE
- a CDS encoding DNA-directed RNA polymerase subunit omega, which translates into the protein MDEILVLEKKALDVVKSRYLLCILVAQRIHQLEKGAQPTIEVKEAEYDNPKSYYELSLREIIEGNMDLEQISA